In one window of Henckelia pumila isolate YLH828 chromosome 1, ASM3356847v2, whole genome shotgun sequence DNA:
- the LOC140891882 gene encoding 3-ketoacyl-CoA synthase 12-like — MDLSLILWYTLSFLPLIFVLLQFLDEKRHQNCYILDYECYKPIDSRKVSTKLSGEVIRRNKHLGLIEYKFLLKAMVSSGIGEETYGPQMVFDGREAAPTLYDGLVEMDEFFQCSLDNLFRRTGISPSEIDVLVVNVSMLATMPSLSSRIINMYKMREDIKVYNLSGMGCSASLISVNIVQNIFKTQKNLNALVLTSESLSLGWYAGNDRSMILANCLFRVGGCAVLLTNKTSLRDKAMLKLRCLVRTHHGSKDEAYDCCIQREDHNGIVGFHLGKNLPKAATRAFIDNLKVIAPKILPVRELFRFATLLLVKKLCQKWSKAGGSATKPMINFKQGVDHFCLHTGGKAVIDAVGQSLGLTDYDVEPARMTLHRFGNTSASSLWYVLAYMHAKKRLKKGEKILMISFGAGFKCNSAQWEVVRDLDEGTVWKDFIHTYPRKNLTNPYMEKYGWLQDEDPDTFSIPDDYEIPE, encoded by the coding sequence ATGGACCTTTCTCTTATTTTATGGTACACACTCTCTTTTCTACCTCTAATTTTCGttcttttgcaatttttggatgaAAAAAGACACCAAAATTGCTACATATTGGATTACGAATGCTACAAGCCTATTGACAGCCGGAAGGTGAGCACGAAATTATCCGGTGAAGTCATTCGTCGAAACAAACACCTTGGTCTCATTGAGTACAAGTTCCTTTTGAAAGCCATGGTTAGCTCGGGGATCGGCGAGGAGACGTATGGCCCACAGATGGTTTTCGATGGGCGAGAGGCGGCTCCGACACTCTATGATGGGCTCGTCGAAATGGACGAGTTCTTCCAGTGTAGCCTGGACAATCTTTTCAGACGTACAGGCATCTCTCCTTCAGAAATCGACGTCCTGGTCGTGAACGTATCAATGCTTGCCACAATGCCTTCCTTGTCGTCGAGAATCATCAATATGTACAAGATGAGAGAAGACATAAAGGTGTACAATTTGAGCGGAATGGGATGTAGTGCGAGCTTGATCTCCGTTAACATAGTCCAAAACATATTCAAAACTCAGAAAAACCTGAATGCCCTTGTTTTAACATCCGAGTCTTTAAGCTTAGGTTGGTACGCCGGTAACGATAGATCCATGATTCTTGCAAACTGCTTGTTTCGAGTTGGGGGTTGCGCTGTTCTTTTAACAAACAAAACATCCTTAAGGGACAAAGCCATGTTAAAGCTCAGATGTCTGGTAAGAACCCACCACGGTTCTAAAGACGAAGCCTACGACTGTTGCATACAAAGAGAAGACCACAATGGAATCGTCGGATTTCACCTCGGCAAGAATCTCCCCAAGGCCGCCACGCGTGCGTTCATCGACAACCTCAAGGTCATCGCCCCGAAAATCCTGCCGGTTCGCGAGCTTTTCCGGTTCGCGACGCTTCTGCTTGTTAAAAAACTCTGCCAAAAATGGAGCAAAGCCGGAGGATCGGCCACGAAACCCATGATCAATTTCAAACAAGGGGTGGACCATTTCTGCCTCCACACCGGAGGAAAGGCGGTGATCGATGCCGTAGGCCAGAGCCTAGGACTGACCGACTACGACGTCGAGCCGGCTCGGATGACCTTACACCGATTCGGGAACACGTCGGCGAGCAGCCTATGGTACGTTCTTGCGTACATGCATGCCAAGAAAAGGCTCAAAAAGGGTGAGAAGATTCTGATGATTTCATTCGGAGCTGGATTTAAATGCAACAGTGCTCAGTGGGAAGTGGTGCGggatttggatgaagggaccgtttGGAAAGATTTCATCCATACTTATCCTCGCAAGAATCTCACTAATCCCTACATGGAGAAATATGGATGGCTTCAAGATGAAGATCCAGATACCTTTTCTATTCCAGATGATTATGAAATACCCGAATAG